One window of the Pseudomonadota bacterium genome contains the following:
- a CDS encoding P-loop NTPase, with amino-acid sequence MAQANRRVLARSLKDITDVNPDQLRGDRPRPVLVSAPAAEPVPEGDDGRSACQVICVASGKGGTGKTVVTTNLAVSLVQQGLDVLLFDADLGLANAHVLLGVSPPYDISQVVSGERRLDEVVVECHAGVKLISGGSGFSDLAELKDWQVRNIADQLKVYEDHADVILVDLSAGISPQVMRFLNTAHDVIVVTTPDVTALLDAYATVKSMSRGRAGLEVKVVVNRARNEGEARAAFEKMQSVVSRHLEGVTLSMFEWIPFNWYVQNSVNMRQPVVLLHPKSFVTRTFSDMASRLKGENARWKERARSEQADRHEGGALSFARRLARMVFK; translated from the coding sequence ATGGCACAAGCAAACCGCCGTGTCCTTGCCAGGTCGCTCAAAGATATAACCGATGTGAATCCGGACCAGCTCAGGGGGGACCGCCCCAGGCCGGTGCTCGTCTCCGCGCCCGCGGCGGAGCCGGTTCCGGAGGGCGACGACGGGCGCTCCGCCTGCCAGGTGATATGCGTGGCCAGCGGCAAGGGCGGCACCGGCAAGACCGTGGTCACCACCAACCTCGCCGTGTCGCTCGTCCAGCAGGGGCTCGACGTGCTGCTGTTCGACGCGGACCTGGGGCTGGCCAACGCCCACGTGCTGCTCGGGGTGAGCCCGCCCTACGACATCTCGCAGGTTGTCTCGGGCGAGCGCAGGCTCGACGAGGTGGTCGTGGAGTGCCACGCCGGGGTGAAGCTCATAAGCGGCGGCTCCGGGTTCTCGGACCTGGCCGAGCTCAAGGACTGGCAGGTGCGCAACATCGCCGACCAGCTCAAGGTCTACGAGGACCACGCCGACGTGATCCTCGTCGATCTCTCGGCCGGGATCAGCCCGCAGGTGATGCGCTTTCTGAACACCGCGCACGACGTGATCGTCGTGACCACCCCAGACGTCACCGCGCTGCTCGACGCCTACGCCACGGTCAAGTCCATGTCGAGGGGTAGGGCCGGCCTCGAGGTGAAGGTCGTCGTCAACCGCGCCAGGAACGAGGGGGAGGCGAGGGCGGCCTTCGAGAAGATGCAGAGCGTGGTCTCGAGGCACCTCGAGGGCGTGACCCTCAGCATGTTCGAGTGGATACCGTTCAACTGGTACGTGCAGAACTCGGTCAACATGCGCCAGCCGGTGGTGCTGCTCCACCCGAAGAGCTTCGTGACGAGGACCTTCAGCGACATGGCCTCGCGGCTCAAGGGCGAGAACGCCAGGTGGAAAGAGCGGGCGCGCTCGGAGCAGGCCGACAGGCACGAGGGGGGTGCGCTCTCCTTCGCCAGGAGGCTGGCGAGGATGGTCTTCAAATAG